Below is a genomic region from Methanobacterium sp..
TATGATATAAACCTTATTGGGGAGTACAACATCGACGGGGATCTCTGGTTGCTTAAAGATTACTTTAAAGAAATAGGAATAAATGTCTTGAGTACTTTCACAGGTGACTGCTGTCATGATGAAATAGGATGGATGCACAGGGCAAAATTAAGCGTGGTAAGGTGTCAGAGATCTTCTACTTACATAGCAAAAATGATAGAGGACAAATACGGCGTCCCTTACATGAAAACTGACTTTTTCAGTACTAAATACTGTGCAGAAAACTTAAAAACTGTAGCAAGATTCTTTGATCTGGAAGATAAAGCAGATGAATTAATTGCTAAAAAAATGGCTGAAGTAGGTCCTGAATTAGAATTTTATAGAAAGAAATTAGCTGGGAAAAAAGCGTTTATCTTTTCTGGTGGGCCTAAAAGTTATCACCTTTCTATACCATTACAGGAAGAGTTAGGAATGGACGTCACTGGTGTTTCATCCATGTTTGAACACGAAGATGGATTTGAAAAGATGAAAGGCAGAATAAAAGAAGGTGGCCTTGTAATTGACGATCCTAACGCACTCGAACTGGAAGAACTAATCGAAGATTATGATATAGATCTGATTATGGGTGGTGTAAAAGAGAAGTACTTTGTCCATAAATTGGGAATACCCTGTCTATTGATTCACTCATATGAAAACGGACCATACATTGGATTTGAAGGATTTGTGAACCTTGCAAGAGATATGTACGCTGCTATTTACAATCCGGTATGGAATATGCTTGAATTTGAAGAGACTGAAGAACCAGATATACCAAACGTTGAAGAGGAGGCAAAATAATGAGCATGAATCTTATAGAAAAAGACAGAGTAGCTACAATTAATCCTCTAAAAACCTGTCAGCCGCTAGGAGCAATGTGGGCTGTCACTGGGATTAGTAGGGCGGTTCCTTTAGTTCACGGTTCTCAAGGATGCTCAGCATTCGTTAGATACTGCCTCTCTCGTCATTTCAGGGAGCCTTCCGAAATTGCTGTAACATCCCTTCACGAGGATGCGGCAGTTTTTGGTGGAAGAAAAAATCTTGTTGAAGGTATCCAGAACGTTGCAATAAGGCTTAAACCTGATTTCATTGGTGTAATTACCACATGTTCCAGTGAGATCATCGGTGATGATGTAATTGGGTTTATAAAAACAGCAAAAGGAGAACTTAAAGAAAAAATTGGTGAAGAAGCAACTGAAAAAATAAAAATTGTACCAATAAGTACTCCAAGTTTCGTTGAAACACACCTTAAAGGCTACGATAATACAATTAAAGCTTTGGCTGATTACGTAGCTGAACCTTCAGAACCCAATGAAAAGATAAATATAATTCCTGGAATGGTAAACCCTGGAGATATACGTGAAATAAAACACATGCTCAGACTCATGGATATTGAAAGCATAGTCCTTGCGGATATTTCCGATCCATTTGATGCGCCACTCAGGCCATCTACAACTGAATACAAGCCGTATTATCCAAAGGGAGGAACAACTGTAGATGAAATCGTTGATTCGGCAAACAGTGTAGGTACCATATCTCTTACTAAGTATGCTGGTTCAGGTGCTTTATCTCTGGAGAAAAAATACAACGTACCTGCAGAACTTGGTCCAATCCCTATAGGTGTTCGAAATACTGATCAATTCCTTAGGAACTTGAAAAAACTCACAGGTCAAGATATCCCTGACTCGATCTTGGATGAAAGAGGTTTATTGATAGATTCCATGGCGGATGTAGCTTCAAGATATCTCTTTGATAAAACCGTAGCTATCTATGGAGATCCTGAAATTACCTCTGGAATAGCAAGGTTCGTTGGGGAACTTGGTATGGAACCAAAACTGGTTCTTACTGGATCTAAAAGTCAGGAATTTGTTAAAGACATAGAAAAAGTAGCCAAAGAAACTGGAGCTGAAATAGATACCATGGTTGATCAGGATTTAAGGTCAATGGAAGTGTATCTCAAGGACAATCCTGTGGATCTGATGATAGGCGGATCAGATGCAAGGCTCATGGCTAAAGAAAATGACATTCCTCTGGTAAGAGTCGGCTACCCGGTTTATGACCGTGTAGGATACCACAGGCGCCCTATAGTGGGGTACAATGGTGGTATTTATCTTATGGATCTGATAACTAACACAGTACTTGAAAAATACTATGAACCAGAACACTGGAAACTCCAGCAGTAGATTAATAGATAGATAGGCTCGATTGGGCCTATTGTATTTTTTTTAGATTATTTAACTAATTAAGGAGAAATATTTAGAATTTAGGGGTATTTATAATGGAACCTGTTACTGAAACATTTGAGTCTCGTAAAAAACACGTGTGTGTAAAAGGAGAAGGATTATCTATTCCTGTATGTGATAAGGCCAGTCTTCCAGGTACAGTTACCCAGAGAACATGTGTTTACGGTGGAGCAAGAATTGTTTTAATGCCAATTACAGATTCAATTCACCTGGTACACGGTCCGATAGGATGTGCTGCATGTACATGGGATATAAGAGGAAGTAAAACTTCAAGGGAAGATATATACAAAAAAGGATGTTCTACAAACTTACAGGAAAAAGATATCATCTTCGGCGGAGAAAAAAAGTTATATGAAACCATAATAGAACTTAATAAATTATACAAGCCTGGAGCAGTATTTGTATATGCTACATGTGTTGCAGGTATAATTGGAGATGATATTAAAGCAGTATGCAAAAAAGCGGAAGAAATAACTGGATGTAGAGTTATACCAGTTCAATCTGAAGGTTTTCAAAACCACAATAAGACTAAAGGGCATTGGATAGGTGGCGACGCATTACTGGACTATGTAATTGGAACAAAAGAACCTGAAGAAACTACTCCCTTTGATATCAATATAGTGGGTGAATTCAATGTTGCAGGGGATCTCTGGGGAATTAAACCCTTACTTGAAGAAATGGGTGTCAATATAATCAGTACATTAACAGGAGATTCCCATGTGGATGAAATAGCTCAGGCACACCGGGCTAAGCTTAATATAGTGCAGTGCCAGAAATCTTCAAATTACGTTGCCAAAAAAATGGAAAAAAAATATGGAATACCATTTATAAAAGTCAATTTCTTTGGTCTTGAACAAACTGTAGCCTCTTTAAGGGATGTCGCTGATTTCTTTGGAGATGAAGAAATGATAGAGCGGACCGAAAGAATAATCGAATCAGGACTCAAAGAGGTATCTCATAAAATTGAAGAGTATAAGAAAAGATTAACTGGAAAAACTGTTGCTCTCTATGTTGGAGGTAACAAAGCATGGTCTCTTGTAAGGCCTTTTGAAGAATTAGGTATGGATGTAATGATGTCTGGAACAAAAAATGGAATTAGAGAAGATTATGAAATGATCAAGGAAGCTGTAAGAGACGGTACCATAATTGTAGATGATGCAAATTCAGCAGAATTAACCAGACTTCTTAAAGAACACAGGCCAAATCTATTAATATCTGGTGCTAAAGAGAAATACATCTCATTAAAGCTCGGAATCCCATTTTGTGACTTTAACCATGACAGAATAACTGCATTTGCAGGATTTAGGGGATTTGTAAGCTTTGCAAAAGAAGTGGACGCTTCAGTTTCAAGTCCAGTGTTTGAACTAACCTCCAAAAGTTTGAGAGGTGACTAAAATGCATCACGATAAAAAATTTGCTGTAGTAAATCCCTCCAAAATGTGCCAGCCAATGGGAGCCATACAAGCCCTTTTAGGGATTAAAGACTCCATGCCTCTTATTCACGGCTCCCAGGGCTGCAGTACATATATAAGGTTTCAACTCACCCGGCACTTTAGAGAACCTATAGAAGTTGCATCAACTTCCATGAGTGAAAAAACTGTAATCTATGGTGGCGAATTCAATCTAATGAAAGCTTTAAAAAATATCACCGAAAAACAGTCTCCAAGCATGATAGCAGTTACATCAAGCTGTTTAACAGAAACCATTGGGGACGATATGGTGGGAATTATAGAGAAATTTGAAGATGCAAACCTGGACAAAGAACTGCCTGTGATCATCCCTATTTCAACTCCAAGTTATGTTGAATCCCATGTTGAGGGGTACAACCGTACTGTAAAAGCACTTGTTGAGCATTTAGCTACTCCAACAGTCAAAAATGGAAAAATCAACATAATTACAGGCAACATATCACCTGCAGATGTAAAAGAAGTTAAAAATATCTTAAAAGAGATGGACTGCGAAAGCATCATTTTAACAGACACCTCAGAAAACCTTGACGCACCACTTACTGAAGATGCTCTATCTTTATATAATGGAGGAACCACCATCGAGGAAATTGAAGATACGGCTAATTCATTAGGTACAATCTCTTTATCCAAACATGTGGATTCTGCAGGGGTATTCCTTGAGAATAAATTTGGGGTTAAATCTATATCTGGACCTATTCCCATAGGCCTTGAAAATACAGACAGTTTTGTAAAATATGTATCTGAACTTGGGGATTTAGAAATTCCTGAATCAATAGAAAAAGACCGAGGTAGACTTATAGACACAATGGTAGATGCCCATTCATACAACTATCACCGAAAAGTGGCTATATTTGGAGATCCTGACTTTGTATCTGGATTGACACGTTTCACCTGCGAAATGGGTATGATCCCAACTGTTGTATGTACTGGTACCAAAAGTAAAAGGTTTATTGAAGACATCAATAATATTTCGGAGGAAAAAGGAGTTTCGCCTACTATTTTAGCAGGTGGAGACCTTTATGATATGCACAGAGAAATTAAAGAATCTGGAGCAGATATTTTAATTGGAAATGCTTATGGGGCGAGTATAGCCCAGGAAGAAAACATCCCTCTATTTAGAGTAGGTTTCCCAGTATTTGATAGATTAGGAGCACAGAGAATATCTGTACTGGGGTATAATGGAGGTATTGACTTCGTTGACAAATTAACAAATACAATACTTGATTTCTACTATGATGAAGCTGGATATGAAATAGAAGAGCCAGAAGAAGTGGTGGAAGAATTTGCCAGGGAGGAGATTTAAGTGAAGATAGCAGTAGCATCAACAGATGGTAAGCTAGTAGATCTGCACTTTGGGGATGCAGATAGATTTTTAATATATGAAATTGAGGATGGAGAAGGTAAATTCCATGAAATAAGAGAAAAAACAGCTATGCCTTTAAATAATCATCAGGAACGTTGGGTAGCATCAATAGATCTTATAAATGATTGCAAAGCAGTTCTCTGCAATAAAATTGGAAATGAACCTACGATTGAACTTAGAAAATTAGGAATAAAACCAATACAGCTTGACTGTGAAGTTAAAGATGCTGTTAGTGAGTGTTCAAAACATCTATTGAGTTAATTGGTTCTTTATGCCAGAGATATGGTAATTTACCTGATCTAAATTTAGTAGGTGGGATTAATGTTGATAACAGTTAACATATCACTGGATTATGGGAGATGTGAAGGATCAGGATGTGGGGCATGTGTGTGTATATGTCCTACCAATGTTTTTACCCTTAAAGCGGGTTGTGTGTCAATAAAATCACCAGAATATTGTAAATTATGCGGTAATTGTTTAGAAATTTGCCCTTATGGGGCTATAGAAATAGAAGAAATAGATGGAACTTTTTAAGTATATGGGGAGATATAAATGGCTAATGTAAAAATTGATTTTGGAAAATGTGATGGCATAGACTGTGGAGAATGTGCAGATGTCTGCTCAATGGAAATTCTCAAACTTGAAGGGAACAAAATAATAATTGTGAACCCTGGAGAATGCAGTTTATGCGAAACATGCACAGATGTTTGTCCTAATGGAGCTATTGAACTGGAAGAATAATCCAGATATAGCTACAAAAAGGATAAATAAATTATTTACTTTTTTTATCGCTCAAAATCCTCGAAAATCAAAGATTTTCGGGAGCCTCCGAAAACTTGTTTTCGGGGCCGAAGAAACGTAGTTTCTTCCGGTTAGAAAATGCAACGCATTTTCTAAAAATTCAAGAATTTTTGGTGTTTACAAATCGAAGATTTGTAACCGTGAAAATTGAAAATTTTCACATGCCCCAAACACCATTGGTGTTTGAGGGTTAGGAAAATTTTTTAGTATATTTGGATAATATAACGATAATACCAGTTAATTTTATTAAAATTTAATATTCATAAGGTGATACTTCTTGAAAACAGTTGTTACAGCGTGTACTCGGGATTGTACTGGTGCATGCAGCATCATAGCAAGTGCAGAAGACGGTAAAGTTACTAAATTACGTGGAAATAAGGAACATGATGTAACTGCAGGGTTTTTATGTAAAAACACCTCCCGATATTTAAAGACTTATTTTTACAGCCCTAACAGAGTTATTCACCCTCTTTTAAAAGAGAATGGGGAGTGGAAAAAAATAAGCTGGGATGAAGCGCTTGATATTGCAGCTTCAAAGATATCTAAAGTTGTTGAAGAATATGGAAGTTCGGCAATCCTGTACTATCAAGGGTTCGGTGCCCGTACAGCTCTACAAGCTATGAACAGGCGATTTTTTAATCTACTTGGGGGAGTAACAACTACTTACGGCACAGTATGTGGTGGAATTGGTCATTCTGCAATGGAACTTGACTTTGGTACCAAAATATCCCACGATCCACTTGATCACCTCAACAGTAATTTAATAATTGTCTGGGGAAGGAACCCTGCGGCAACAGACGTGCATCTGTGGAGAATTTTAAGAAAAGCAAAAAGAAATGGAATAAAAATAGTAGTTATAGATCCTGTAAAAACAAAAACTGCAAAACAGGCAGACGAATTTATACAGCCTGCACCAGGTTCAGATTTATATCTTGCAATGTCACTTGCTAAAATCGTCTTAGAAACTGATAATGGGGACTATGATTTTATAGAAAATTATACCAAAAATTTTGATTCGTATAAAAAAATACTTGGCAAATATTCACTTGGATATTTATCTGATAAATGCGGTGTTGATTTAGACAAAATAAGAGAATTAGCACTTGAATATGCAAAGGGTAAACCTTCAAGCATCATTACAGGATGGGGGCTTCACAGATATGTACAGGGGCATCTTGCTTTCCGCATGATTGATGCTCTTGCTGCTGTAACTGGAAACATTGGGGTCTCTGGAGGGGGTGTAAGCCAGGGATTTGAGGAGTTTGAATACTTTGATTTTTCCTCTGTAGAACTAAATGAACTTGGAAAAAATCAGAGGAAGCTTCCAATGCCTAAAATCGGTGAAGCTATACTTGATACACACAATCCTCTTATAAAACTTATAGTTTTAGCCTCTGGAAACCCGGTTAATTTAAATCCAGATTCATTAAAGGTTAAAGAAGGTTTTGATAGTGCAGATTTTGTTATAATGATGGATCACTTTCTAAATGATACATCAGAAAGTGCAGATCTATTTCTGCCTACTACTACTTATTTGGAAGAAGAGGACCTAATTGGAAGCTATGGCCACAACTGGGTATCTCCAATAAATCAGGTAGTATCTCCACAAGGAGAATCAAAATCTGAATTTGAAATATTCCAACTTCTCGCGCAGAGATTGGGGATTTTTGATGAAATGTCAGGAAGTGCTAAGGATTGGCTCAAAAAACTGGCAGTACCTATATTGAATAAGGGTATAGATTTTGAAGATTTACAGAATGTTCCTCAAAGGATGATCAAAAAAACTGAAATACCATTTGGCGACAGAAAATTTAAAACAGAATCTGGACGATTTGAATTTATCGAAGAACTTTCTATCCGAGATACAGATATAGAAGAATTCCCATTAAAACTTCTTTCAACAATGGCAGAAGACTTTATAGGATCTGTAGTACCAGAAAGTGAACTGGTAGATGGATTCCTGGAAGTCCATGTCCATCCAGACATTTTAGGTGAAAAAAATATTACCGATGGGGATAAAGCACTGATTGAATCTCCTGTTGGAAGCCTCATTGTTAAAGTGAAAGAAGATGATGCGGTTAGAAAAGATTACATCCTTACATATAAAGGAGGATGGTTAAAATATAATAAATGCGTGAATGTTTTAACCCAGCCTATAATAAGTGAGATTGGGGATGGAACTCCTTACTATGATACGAGGGTAAGGATTAAAGGGATAAGTAATAGTTAGTAACGGGATTATCTGCTTCTAATGTTTTAAATCCGTAAAATAGTTTACAACTTCTTTTTTACTTTATTTTTATAACTTTTAGATATTCTGTATCATTATTATTTGAATATTCTTAATTTTTGATTAAATGTAACTTTATATATCTGTAAGTACTTACAAAACTTTAATTAAATGGACTTACTTAAAGAGGACTAAATATGGATAAAATTTTTGAAAAACGAATGGGATGGCGCCCTGATCTCCCTGATTTAAGGGATTATACATTTGAACATGACAATATAAAACCTATGCTGGAAAAGATAGGTATCGTTGAATCTGTAAAAAAGCTTCCAGCTACTACAGATTTAAGAGCATGGTGTTCTCAAGTAGAAGACCAGAAAAATCTAGGGTCATGTACTGCCAATGCAGGTATTGGACTTGTTGAATATTTTGAACGTAAAGCATTTGGTAAACATATGGATGCATCTAGACTTTTCCTTTACAAAACCACCCGAAGACTGATGGGCCTGAAAGGGGACAGTGGGGCAGACCTTAGATCAACTATGGGGGCACTGGTACTTTTCGGAGTTCCACCAGAAAGATACTGGCCTTACACAGACAAAAACCCTGATTTTGATAAGGAACCAGATACATTCTGTTATGCATGTGCTGAAAATTACCAGTCGATTCAATATGTAAAACTGGATCCTCCATCTACCCTTACAAATGATCTTTTAGATAGAATCAAAACAAATCTGGCAGCAGGATTACCTTCTATGTTTGGATTTACAGTATACAGCTCAATAGAACAGACTATGGATAACGCTGGAAAAATACCATTCCCTTGCGGCGGAGAACAAATTGAAGGAGGACATGCTATCGTAGCAGTGGGATACGATGATAAAATGAAAATTAAAAACAGCAACTGCACCAATTCCACTACTGGAGCTTTTATTATACGGAATTCATGGGGTACCAGCTGGGGTGAAAAAGGTTACGGCTGGCTGCCATATGATTATGTGCTAAAAGGAATTGCCACGGACTGGTGGACTCTTCTTAAAAATGAATGGGTTGATACTGGAGAGTTTGGACTTTAAAATAGTAATTTATACTTTTTTTTAATTTTTTAAAATAAAAAATAGTTAAAAAGTAGTTTATCTTTCTCTTTTTCCTTCAATAAACTCATTCACCATGTTATAAGCCTGTTCATCTATGAACTGTTCTGGCGGATGTTTCATGGTGTAAGCTGAGATTGATGTTAACTGACCGCCAACACCTCTTTGAAGGGCTAATTTACAGCAGCGGATTGCATCTATGACACATCCTGCAGAGTTTGGCGAGTCTTCAACGCTGAGCCTTAATTCTATGTTCATAGGTACATCTCCGAATGTTTTACCTTCCATTCTGAGGAAGCACAGCTTATTGTCCTTTTGGAATGGTACATAATCACTTGGACCAATATGAATATCCTGATCTGGAAGTCTTTCTGCAAGTACAGACTGCACAGCTTCTGTCTTTGATTCCTTTTTTGAATCAAGACGATCCCGGTTTAACATGTTCAAGAAATCGGTGTTTCCTCCAGTGTTTAACTGGTATGTGCGTTCTACTTTTACTCCTCTTTCGCGGAATAAGTTAGCTAAGGTTCTGTGTGTAATTGTAGCACCTATTTGTGCTTTAATATCGTCCCCTATTGCAGGAATTCCCTTTTCTTCGAATTTTTTAGACCATTCGGGATCACTTACAATGAAAACAGGCATACAGTTTATAAATGCAACTCCTGCATCAAGGGCACACTGTGCATAAAACCTTACGGCTTCTTCAGAGCCTACTGGAAGATAATTTACGAGCATTTCAGCTCCGCTTTCTTTTAAAACTTCTACAATATCAGATTGTTCTTCATCTGATACCACAAAGGTATAATCATCATCATAATTGCTCATGTGTGGAGCAACACCGTCTAAAACTTTGCCCATTGATACTTTAACTCCCGTTTCTGGAATTTCTGGGCAGAAAACATGGGTACAGTTTGGTTTTGCAAAAATAGCTTCGCTTACATCTTTACCTACTTTTCTTTGATCTATATCAAAAGCAGCTACTACTTCTATATCTGATGCAGTGTAATTCCCAATTAATGGATGCATTAAACCAATGGCATCTTCTGGATCCTTGTTTTTATAATAATGAATTCCCTGTATTAAAGAACTTGCACAATTACCAAGTCCCATTATTGCTATTTTTATCTTCTCCAACTATAACACCCTCTAAAATATATTGAACTGATGATATGTTTATTAATATCATTTAAAATTAATATCAAACTTTATTTTATTATTTTATCCTTATTTTAATTCTAATAAGTAGATTATCTTTAAAAAAAGATTAGCTTAATTATACTATTAAATGTTTCGATCGGCGGGTTACTGGTTATTAGAATTGATAACTATTTAAATTCAACTAAAAAGTCTAAATATTTAAAAAAATATTAATTTAATATTTTTCAGCATTTAATATTACTTTTGTAGTTAAAATAATTTAATTTGAAAAATTTGGGGTTGTGATGAAACAGGATGTATAATTTAACTAGATCCTTATTTAATGACTCCAAAACTCATAAGTCCTAGATAACCTGCTGCTGTAAGCCCTGTGCTCCATATGACAATGCCTATACTCATCCAGATTAATAATGGCCTCTTACGGGATCCTAAAGCGACTCCGAGTGCTGATCCAACTGGAGCACCGAAAAGTAATGGAGATATAAGTCCCAGTCCAACTACTCCATATTTATTCCATATTTTATAATATCTGCTGCCTTTTAAATCTTTATTTTCACCATAACGCCATTTTATAACCTTTTCTCTGATACTATCTCCAACAGCTGTAACTAGAAATGCAGCTACAATTGCCCCTAATGCTGATGCAGCTCCAATTATAACTGGATTAAGGTTGATGGCTAGTCCAAGAGGTATGGCTGCCCATAATTCCAAAATGCCTGCTCCAAAAACAAGTAATGTGCCTGTTATTACGTCCATTTTTGTAACCTTTTTAGATTATAATTTGAAGATATTACTCTAATTAATTTTGTATATAATTTTATAATTCCAAATACATTAAAACCTTTACCTGGAGTTGGTATGAGTGATTGATCAGTAGATTAATAAGTATGCCTGATTAAACTCAGTTTAATGAATACTAAAGGGGAAGTGCTGAATTGGAGAATAATCACAAAAACATTATAGCAGCGGGGATATTTCTAATTGCATTTATAATAACCTTTTTAGTGAGTGGAGATATCTTAAAATCATTAGTTTCAGGCATTTTGATTGCAATTATAACCGAAATAGTCATTAGTAAACATAAAGATGCTGAGGAAAATCACCACTTGCGGGCTGTTGAAACTAAAACAAAATCTGAACATGGTGAAAATAGTACAAAGATAATTAACTGGAAGGCCATACTTATTGGGCTAATTATTTCCCTAGTTTTATCAGTAATCCTTTTCTCCACACTTCCATCGGATGGTGCCACTGAACTATCTGAAGAAGCCTCTATATTACTTACTCTTTCAGTAATGGGATCTGTTTTCCTTGGAGGGGCAGTAACAGGTTATATGTCTGGTTCTGGTAAACGTGGCCTGGTTAATAGTGTAATTTTCGCTGTTATATTGGGGATATTAGTGATGCTTTTGGATCCTTTAATGATTATATTTGTTATTCTAGGACCAATAGGAGGAATAATTGGCGGCGCGGTTGGAAAAGTTCTGAAAAATAATTAATTTATAATAAATCTCATTTTCGCTGTTCAAGTTCGGTACCTCTTGTGCAGTAGAAATTGTATTTGATTCCAATTTCATATTCCTGTGCAAAGGGGCATGTTGGGCACATGCACCCTCTCTCTTTAGTTATGCAGGTTTCACTCTTTCCAGTTATGCAGAATAGTAATTCATCAACTTCTTTTGCACATTCATTGTAAGTTGGACAGATTGGACATATACAATCTGATTTCATCTGGTTCAGTGTGATACGTTTATTTTCCTTTGACATTTGATCTATTTCATTCATTTTTTCTTCGAACTTGTCCATTTCCTTCAACCTCTTTTGTTAAATCACTGCTATTGCCCAGTAAACAAATATCAACCATAGTATGACCAGTACTGCAGCACGAATTAAAGGTAATTTACCAAATTTCATTTTAGCTATTTTAGAACTGATGTACCAGCTTAGAATAATTAAGATTACCAGGAGAATACTGTTAATGATGCCTACTATATTCAGTGGGTCTTGGAACATGACATAAACCCATACAACGGCAGTTATAATTATTCCTAACCATATAACTGGCCTAATTGCACTGTTTACTTTTGCTGTTAGCTGTGTAATTTCTTCTGACTTTCGGGACATTATTAGCATTGCAAACAGGACCATTATAGATCCGAGGGTTAATATGATGCCTAAAAACTCGAAGAACAATGTAGTAACAGGTTTGCCGAATATTTGCTCTTTAAGAAGAGGTATTGTTATAATTGCCTTTAAAGATTCATCTGCTGGAAAAGATTCTATATATCCTACTGCCATTGAATATTTGCCTGTATTGCCCGCATTGAATACTTTAATGTAATATGTTCCAGCACTGACATTCTGGGTGAATTCAGGTCCTCGAAGGTAATAATCACCTCCAAATTCTTCAAACATAGGCATCCAGTCTGCTTTTTTCCCATCAAGTAATGCTATAGTTTTTCCAGATGAATCTGTTATCTGTGCTCTGACAAAATCACCACTTATGCCTGGGCTTTGAGGTACAAGAATATTCACATACAGTTTAAATGGTTTATTTGAAGTTATTTTATAGTAATCTGGCTGTCCATTTAAATTTCCATAAAAGGCCTGTGATATTTCTGGATTTTGAATAATAATGGGGTTGTTCATAGAGCTGTTTGTACCAGCTTCTAAACGAGGTTGATGTGCACTTACTGCACAAATAGACAAAAATAAAACAATTAGTATAATCAACGACTTTAATCCAAAATTTAAATATTTTTGGTTAGTCATGCTATATTTTA
It encodes:
- a CDS encoding nitrogenase subunit alpha, encoding MPFKLFEVSKPIPERKEHTYVKHCGDPEECLPKCNSKTIPGSMTERGCAFAGAKGVITGAIKDVAHIVHSPVGCTAYGYGTKRYPTTTDMPDGSQFPIKDFNIKYIIGTDLQESDVVFGGMKKLRQAILDTNKEFPFVSAIYLYATCTTGLIGDDLDAVAKEMEEELGKPIIAFNAPGFAGPTQSKGHTIGNNVLFSKLVGTTEPPATTPYDINLIGEYNIDGDLWLLKDYFKEIGINVLSTFTGDCCHDEIGWMHRAKLSVVRCQRSSTYIAKMIEDKYGVPYMKTDFFSTKYCAENLKTVARFFDLEDKADELIAKKMAEVGPELEFYRKKLAGKKAFIFSGGPKSYHLSIPLQEELGMDVTGVSSMFEHEDGFEKMKGRIKEGGLVIDDPNALELEELIEDYDIDLIMGGVKEKYFVHKLGIPCLLIHSYENGPYIGFEGFVNLARDMYAAIYNPVWNMLEFEETEEPDIPNVEEEAK
- a CDS encoding nitrogenase component 1, coding for MSMNLIEKDRVATINPLKTCQPLGAMWAVTGISRAVPLVHGSQGCSAFVRYCLSRHFREPSEIAVTSLHEDAAVFGGRKNLVEGIQNVAIRLKPDFIGVITTCSSEIIGDDVIGFIKTAKGELKEKIGEEATEKIKIVPISTPSFVETHLKGYDNTIKALADYVAEPSEPNEKINIIPGMVNPGDIREIKHMLRLMDIESIVLADISDPFDAPLRPSTTEYKPYYPKGGTTVDEIVDSANSVGTISLTKYAGSGALSLEKKYNVPAELGPIPIGVRNTDQFLRNLKKLTGQDIPDSILDERGLLIDSMADVASRYLFDKTVAIYGDPEITSGIARFVGELGMEPKLVLTGSKSQEFVKDIEKVAKETGAEIDTMVDQDLRSMEVYLKDNPVDLMIGGSDARLMAKENDIPLVRVGYPVYDRVGYHRRPIVGYNGGIYLMDLITNTVLEKYYEPEHWKLQQ
- the nifE gene encoding nitrogenase iron-molybdenum cofactor biosynthesis protein NifE; protein product: MEPVTETFESRKKHVCVKGEGLSIPVCDKASLPGTVTQRTCVYGGARIVLMPITDSIHLVHGPIGCAACTWDIRGSKTSREDIYKKGCSTNLQEKDIIFGGEKKLYETIIELNKLYKPGAVFVYATCVAGIIGDDIKAVCKKAEEITGCRVIPVQSEGFQNHNKTKGHWIGGDALLDYVIGTKEPEETTPFDINIVGEFNVAGDLWGIKPLLEEMGVNIISTLTGDSHVDEIAQAHRAKLNIVQCQKSSNYVAKKMEKKYGIPFIKVNFFGLEQTVASLRDVADFFGDEEMIERTERIIESGLKEVSHKIEEYKKRLTGKTVALYVGGNKAWSLVRPFEELGMDVMMSGTKNGIREDYEMIKEAVRDGTIIVDDANSAELTRLLKEHRPNLLISGAKEKYISLKLGIPFCDFNHDRITAFAGFRGFVSFAKEVDASVSSPVFELTSKSLRGD
- the nifN gene encoding nitrogenase iron-molybdenum cofactor biosynthesis protein NifN, which gives rise to MHHDKKFAVVNPSKMCQPMGAIQALLGIKDSMPLIHGSQGCSTYIRFQLTRHFREPIEVASTSMSEKTVIYGGEFNLMKALKNITEKQSPSMIAVTSSCLTETIGDDMVGIIEKFEDANLDKELPVIIPISTPSYVESHVEGYNRTVKALVEHLATPTVKNGKINIITGNISPADVKEVKNILKEMDCESIILTDTSENLDAPLTEDALSLYNGGTTIEEIEDTANSLGTISLSKHVDSAGVFLENKFGVKSISGPIPIGLENTDSFVKYVSELGDLEIPESIEKDRGRLIDTMVDAHSYNYHRKVAIFGDPDFVSGLTRFTCEMGMIPTVVCTGTKSKRFIEDINNISEEKGVSPTILAGGDLYDMHREIKESGADILIGNAYGASIAQEENIPLFRVGFPVFDRLGAQRISVLGYNGGIDFVDKLTNTILDFYYDEAGYEIEEPEEVVEEFAREEI
- a CDS encoding NifB/NifX family molybdenum-iron cluster-binding protein yields the protein MKIAVASTDGKLVDLHFGDADRFLIYEIEDGEGKFHEIREKTAMPLNNHQERWVASIDLINDCKAVLCNKIGNEPTIELRKLGIKPIQLDCEVKDAVSECSKHLLS
- a CDS encoding 4Fe-4S binding protein, with the protein product MLITVNISLDYGRCEGSGCGACVCICPTNVFTLKAGCVSIKSPEYCKLCGNCLEICPYGAIEIEEIDGTF
- a CDS encoding 4Fe-4S binding protein encodes the protein MANVKIDFGKCDGIDCGECADVCSMEILKLEGNKIIIVNPGECSLCETCTDVCPNGAIELEE